CTAATTTCCCAATAAATTGGTTCTATGGTTTGTAAACTATATCCCCAGAAAAAGCTCTCTTCATACCCAAACCCGAGATTAAGAGCACCGGCAGATTGGTATCTATGGAGATGAATCAGATGAGAGCCGGGTATATCAGGATTATTCTTTTCAACTAAAGCAATGAACAACTTTAGATTAGCAAGATTATCAGCAAAAATAAATGTACTGTCATTTCGCATATCAAACCTTACTTGGATCACTAGATCATTGGGATCAATTGTATTTTCCACGCTTTCGCTTAATGCTGAGATGAAAGTTTTTTTAGGAAAATTATCAGCTAAGATATCAAGAACAAGATCAGAATACTCAGCAGAATATCCGGCAATATTACTTTTCCCTTCAATCACAGTGAAAGGATAACCCGATAAGCGGTAATAATCTTTCTGCAGAGCAGCATCTGGGCTATAATAAGGTTGATCATCCGGATGAAAGAAGTAATTCAAAAAAAATAAAGAATCAGCAGCCAGTGTTTGTTGGTCATTAATGATATTCATACTTGCCTGATGATCTGAACGGATAAAATTCTCTATCAGATATTTATCTCTGTTGTTGGGGAAGATATTGAACGAATAGCTAATTAGATTATTATTAGGATAGAGATCTCCATCGTACTGTAATTCAGCTTGGAGATTAAATTGAGCGTGATTACCCGGAAGACGGTATGAATATACAGGTTCTGTTACAGTTACTAAAGTATCAGCTCCCGCAGCAAGGTTCAACTGTAGAGGATATGTTATGTTCCAGGAAGGCATTTCTGGATCAGGATTATGAAGTTGAATATTGATGCCGACCAAATCATCTACTGTTGATGATGAATTGTTTTTAACTCTGAATTCCGGAAAAACTGTGGCACCGGGATTAAGATTACCAGTAAGATCGAAAGATAAAAGTTCCAGATCATTTCCATCAAAATGCATCGTACCAGATATCGAGATTAAAAGCTCAGAGACTATATTTGTCTCAGCCATATTGGCAAAATAGCCGGGTATAGGGTCATCTGGTGGAACCCAAAAGTAGCTATGTTCTCCTCCAGTAGCCGATGCAGCCATATATCTGCTAGTAGCATTTGTATCATACTCGATTACAAGCCAGAATATATCTCCGGTAACCTGAAAATTAGTCGGTATATGAAAATTGTTCCAACCCTGAGCAGAAATTGATATATCGTTTATACTAACTGCTAAAGAGTCCAATGGCTGTATAGAATCTTGATAGATCAGGATGTTATAGTTATTACCGGCTTGAGGGAAATAGGTGCTAACGGTTTCAACAGTAAAAGAATCAACACTAGCGATAGTACGTAAGTCAAATTTGACAGCCCAACGATTAGTGCCATACCACAATTGATCTAAGCTGTTATTGTGGTAATAGATCGTTGTCTGTCGCTCTTCTTGACCTATATTACCCATATCAGAAGAAATATAATTTATCAAGTTACCATTAAAGGCTGATAGCCATGTTATTTTTATCAAGCAAAAAAAGCCAAGGCACAGCAATGATAAAACAAATTTGTATCCAGCAGTATTTCTCATATTGATTCACCTGATTACCAAATTATGGTTAGAAAAAACTTGTAAAGTAATATTATTCTTCTCTGAGCTATGGTTCTGTTCCATGACAAGTACCTCATTATATAACCTGACATATTTAACGCCAGAAAGTAATCAGACTTATCAATCTTTTTTTCCTGCATTTGCTAATCAAGTATTATAATGCTCGCTAGAGCGATACTTCAGCCCACATCAATAAGTTCTTTTTTTAGGTTGACAGTCTTTGGCAAGAGCTCCTAAGATTACAAAAGAATATCGGAGGTAAGATGAACATAAAACCAACACTGATTTTATTGATCATGTTAGTAATCATTACAGCAATATTTGCATCAG
This Candidatus Cloacimonadota bacterium DNA region includes the following protein-coding sequences:
- a CDS encoding T9SS type A sorting domain-containing protein, whose translation is MGNIGQEERQTTIYYHNNSLDQLWYGTNRWAVKFDLRTIASVDSFTVETVSTYFPQAGNNYNILIYQDSIQPLDSLAVSINDISISAQGWNNFHIPTNFQVTGDIFWLVIEYDTNATSRYMAASATGGEHSYFWVPPDDPIPGYFANMAETNIVSELLISISGTMHFDGNDLELLSFDLTGNLNPGATVFPEFRVKNNSSSTVDDLVGINIQLHNPDPEMPSWNITYPLQLNLAAGADTLVTVTEPVYSYRLPGNHAQFNLQAELQYDGDLYPNNNLISYSFNIFPNNRDKYLIENFIRSDHQASMNIINDQQTLAADSLFFLNYFFHPDDQPYYSPDAALQKDYYRLSGYPFTVIEGKSNIAGYSAEYSDLVLDILADNFPKKTFISALSESVENTIDPNDLVIQVRFDMRNDSTFIFADNLANLKLFIALVEKNNPDIPGSHLIHLHRYQSAGALNLGFGYEESFFWGYSLQTIEPIYWEISVENFAHFDVVYWLQNSQKKDIYYLGKWGLDEFELVVSVDDDLYSEIVQPTMSLFPNPLTKNDLLMFHFEGTKSTQEINVKIYNIKGQLVKELSDKVQDSKTEMKWDGIAANGRDIGSGIYFVKADFHDFQGHRFSLYQKFVVLK